The following are encoded together in the Bradyrhizobium sp. CCGUVB1N3 genome:
- the ruvC gene encoding crossover junction endodeoxyribonuclease RuvC: MTALPIRHPVRILGIDPGLRRTGWGVIEADGNRLVYVACGSVEPPEGLPLSSRLLAIHEGLAAVLSHHKPMEAAVEQTFVNKDGVATLKLGQARGVAMLAPAMFGISVAEYAPNQVKKTVVGAGHADKNQIAVMLKILLPKAEPPSADAADALAIAITHAHHRQSAALRLKVVGV, from the coding sequence ATGACCGCGCTCCCGATTCGTCATCCCGTCCGCATCCTCGGCATCGACCCCGGCCTGCGCCGCACCGGTTGGGGCGTGATCGAGGCCGACGGCAATCGCCTCGTCTACGTCGCCTGCGGCTCGGTGGAACCGCCGGAGGGCCTGCCGCTGTCGAGCCGGTTGCTCGCGATCCATGAGGGGCTCGCTGCCGTGCTCTCCCACCACAAGCCGATGGAAGCCGCCGTCGAGCAGACCTTCGTCAACAAGGACGGTGTCGCGACCCTGAAGCTCGGCCAAGCCCGCGGCGTCGCCATGCTGGCGCCCGCAATGTTCGGCATTTCGGTGGCCGAATACGCGCCCAACCAGGTCAAGAAGACCGTGGTCGGCGCCGGTCACGCCGACAAGAACCAGATCGCAGTGATGCTGAAGATCCTGCTGCCCAAGGCCGAGCCGCCGTCGGCGGACGCCGCCGACGCCCTCGCCATCGCCATCACCCACGCCCATCACCGCCAAAGCGCCGCCCTGCGGCTGAAGGTGGTGGGCGTATGA